A window from Polyodon spathula isolate WHYD16114869_AA chromosome 28, ASM1765450v1, whole genome shotgun sequence encodes these proteins:
- the LOC121302024 gene encoding SWI/SNF-related matrix-associated actin-dependent regulator of chromatin subfamily D member 2-like isoform X1, which translates to MATRGGYPMNAGSPMNLGVNRMNPVNPMNSGQGGLQIPPAMQQNLGYRLMASGASPYHQRQGMPPGRGMPMPGMGPVPGPSYGSGMLMRPGMLQQGMDPIRKRLLQQQHHGMHNQRRGVKRRKMADKILPQRIRELVPESQAYMDLLAFERKLDQTIARKRMEIQEAIKKPITQKRKLRIYISNTYTPAKPEGEEAEKVASWELRVEGKLLEDPGKQKRKFSSFFKSLVIELDKELYGPDNHLVEWHRMPTTQETDGFQVKRPGDINVKCTVLLMLDHQPPQYKLDPRLARLLGVHTQTRANIMQALWLYIKNNKLQDSHEKEQINCNRYFRQVFNCNRMRFSEIPMKLAGLLQHPDPIIINHMISHSECVDPNDQKKTACYDIDVEVDDPLKGQMSSFLSSTTNQQEIAALEVKIHETIESINHLKTQRDFMLSFSNNPQEFIQDWLKSQCQDLKLMTETAGNPEEERRTEFYEEPWAHEAVGRYIYSKVQQRRQELEQVLGIRLT; encoded by the exons ATGGCGACAAGAGGAGGGTACCCTATGAATGCAGGTAGTCCCATGAATTTAGGGGTTAACCGTATGAATCCTGTTAACCCTATGAATTCGGGACAAGGTGGTCTTCAGATACCTCCTGCGATGCAACAGAATCTTGGATATCGCCTTATGGCCAGCGGCGCCTCCCCGTACCACCAG CGGCAGGGAATGCCCCCAGGTCGAGGTATGCCAATGCCAGGGATGGGGCCTGTTCCTGGCCCTTCGTACGGTTCAGGGATGCTCATGAGGCCTGGCATGCTTCAGCAAGGGATGGACCCCATCCGAAAACGACTTCTTCAGCAGCAGCATCACGGGATGCATAACCAGAGACGGGG agtcaAGCGACGGAAAATGGCAGACAAGATACTTCCTCAAAGG ATTCGAGAGCTGGTTCCTGAATCTCAGGCCTACATGGACCTCCTTGCCTTTGAGCGCAAGCTCGACCAGACCATTGCTCGCAAGCGCATGGAGATCCAGGAAGCTATTAAAAAGCCTATAACA CAAAAACGCAAGCTACGTATCTACATCTCCAACACCTATACCCCCGCCAAACCAGAGGGGGAAGAGGCAGAGAAGGTGGCTTCATGGGAGCTGCGTGTGGAAGGAAAGCTCCTGGAAGAT CCTGGAAAACAGAAGAGGAAGTTTTCTTCCTTCTTTAAGAGCTTGGTGATTGAGTTGGACAAAGAACTGTATGGGCCAGACAACCACCTAGTTGAG TGGCACCGAATGCCTACAACCCAGGAAACGGACGGGTTTCAGGTGAAGAGACCTGGAGATATCAATGTGAAGTGCACTGTCCTGTTAATGCTGGACCACCAG CCCCCACAGTACAAGCTGGACCCGCGTCTGGCTCGTCTCCTGGGCGTTCACACCCAGACTCGCGCCAACATCATGCAGGCTCTGTGGCTGTACATCAAGAACAACAAGCTGCAGGACAGCCATGAGAAGGAGCAAATCAACTGCAACCGCTACTTCAGACAG GTTTTTAACTGTAATCGGATGAGATTTTCTGAAATCCCGATGAAACTGGCTGGCCTTTTGCAGCATCCCGACCCCATCATCATCAATCACATGATCAG ccattCTGAGTG TGTGGACCCCAACGACCAGAAGAAAACGGCTTGCTATGACATTGACGTGGAGGTGGACGACCCCTTGAAAGGTCAGATGAGCAGCTTCCTATCCTCAACGACCAACCAGCAGGAGATCGCTGCTCTGGAAGTGAAG ATCCATGAGACCATCGAGTCAATAAACCACTTGAAAACTCAGCGGGATTTCATGCTGAGCTTTAGCAACAACCCCCAGGAGTTCATTCAGGACTGGCTGAAATCGCAGTGCCAGGACCTCAAG CTGATGACGGAAACGGCTGGAAACCCTGAAGAAGAGAGAAGAACAGAGTTTTATGAGGAGCCCTGGGCACACGAGGCTGTCGGGAGATACATCTACTCAAAG GTACAGCAGCGCAGGCAAGAACTGGAACAAGTGCTTGGAATCCGCCTCACCTAA
- the LOC121302024 gene encoding SWI/SNF-related matrix-associated actin-dependent regulator of chromatin subfamily D member 2-like isoform X2 — MATRGGYPMNAGSPMNLGVNRMNPVNPMNSGQGGLQIPPAMQQNLGYRLMASGASPYHQRQGMPPGRGMPMPGMGPVPGPSYGSGMLMRPGMLQQGMDPIRKRLLQQQHHGMHNQRRGVKRRKMADKILPQRIRELVPESQAYMDLLAFERKLDQTIARKRMEIQEAIKKPITQKRKLRIYISNTYTPAKPEGEEAEKVASWELRVEGKLLEDPGKQKRKFSSFFKSLVIELDKELYGPDNHLVEWHRMPTTQETDGFQVKRPGDINVKCTVLLMLDHQPPQYKLDPRLARLLGVHTQTRANIMQALWLYIKNNKLQDSHEKEQINCNRYFRQVFNCNRMRFSEIPMKLAGLLQHPDPIIINHMISVDPNDQKKTACYDIDVEVDDPLKGQMSSFLSSTTNQQEIAALEVKIHETIESINHLKTQRDFMLSFSNNPQEFIQDWLKSQCQDLKLMTETAGNPEEERRTEFYEEPWAHEAVGRYIYSKVQQRRQELEQVLGIRLT; from the exons ATGGCGACAAGAGGAGGGTACCCTATGAATGCAGGTAGTCCCATGAATTTAGGGGTTAACCGTATGAATCCTGTTAACCCTATGAATTCGGGACAAGGTGGTCTTCAGATACCTCCTGCGATGCAACAGAATCTTGGATATCGCCTTATGGCCAGCGGCGCCTCCCCGTACCACCAG CGGCAGGGAATGCCCCCAGGTCGAGGTATGCCAATGCCAGGGATGGGGCCTGTTCCTGGCCCTTCGTACGGTTCAGGGATGCTCATGAGGCCTGGCATGCTTCAGCAAGGGATGGACCCCATCCGAAAACGACTTCTTCAGCAGCAGCATCACGGGATGCATAACCAGAGACGGGG agtcaAGCGACGGAAAATGGCAGACAAGATACTTCCTCAAAGG ATTCGAGAGCTGGTTCCTGAATCTCAGGCCTACATGGACCTCCTTGCCTTTGAGCGCAAGCTCGACCAGACCATTGCTCGCAAGCGCATGGAGATCCAGGAAGCTATTAAAAAGCCTATAACA CAAAAACGCAAGCTACGTATCTACATCTCCAACACCTATACCCCCGCCAAACCAGAGGGGGAAGAGGCAGAGAAGGTGGCTTCATGGGAGCTGCGTGTGGAAGGAAAGCTCCTGGAAGAT CCTGGAAAACAGAAGAGGAAGTTTTCTTCCTTCTTTAAGAGCTTGGTGATTGAGTTGGACAAAGAACTGTATGGGCCAGACAACCACCTAGTTGAG TGGCACCGAATGCCTACAACCCAGGAAACGGACGGGTTTCAGGTGAAGAGACCTGGAGATATCAATGTGAAGTGCACTGTCCTGTTAATGCTGGACCACCAG CCCCCACAGTACAAGCTGGACCCGCGTCTGGCTCGTCTCCTGGGCGTTCACACCCAGACTCGCGCCAACATCATGCAGGCTCTGTGGCTGTACATCAAGAACAACAAGCTGCAGGACAGCCATGAGAAGGAGCAAATCAACTGCAACCGCTACTTCAGACAG GTTTTTAACTGTAATCGGATGAGATTTTCTGAAATCCCGATGAAACTGGCTGGCCTTTTGCAGCATCCCGACCCCATCATCATCAATCACATGATCAG TGTGGACCCCAACGACCAGAAGAAAACGGCTTGCTATGACATTGACGTGGAGGTGGACGACCCCTTGAAAGGTCAGATGAGCAGCTTCCTATCCTCAACGACCAACCAGCAGGAGATCGCTGCTCTGGAAGTGAAG ATCCATGAGACCATCGAGTCAATAAACCACTTGAAAACTCAGCGGGATTTCATGCTGAGCTTTAGCAACAACCCCCAGGAGTTCATTCAGGACTGGCTGAAATCGCAGTGCCAGGACCTCAAG CTGATGACGGAAACGGCTGGAAACCCTGAAGAAGAGAGAAGAACAGAGTTTTATGAGGAGCCCTGGGCACACGAGGCTGTCGGGAGATACATCTACTCAAAG GTACAGCAGCGCAGGCAAGAACTGGAACAAGTGCTTGGAATCCGCCTCACCTAA
- the LOC121302025 gene encoding 26S proteasome regulatory subunit 8, translated as MALDGPENMEMEEVKGGTGLRQYYLSKIEELQLTVNEKSQNLRRLQAQRNELNAKVRLLREELQLLQEQGSYVGEVVRAMDKKKVLVKVHPEGKFVVDVDKNIDINDVTPNCRVALRNDSYTLHKILPNKVDPLVSLMMVEKVPDSTYEMIGGLDKQIKEIKEVIELPVKHPELFEALGIAQPKGVLLYGPPGTGKTLLARAVAHHTDCTFIRVSGSELVQKFIGEGARMVRELFVMAREHAPSIIFMDEIDSIGSSRLEGGSGGDSEVQRTMLELLNQLDGFEATKNIKVIMATNRIDILDSALLRPGRIDRKIEFPPPNEEARLDILKIHSRKMNLTRGINLRKIAELMPGASGAEVKGVCTEAGMYALRERRVHVTQEDFEMAVAKVMQKDSEKNMSIKKLWK; from the exons ATGGCGCTGGACGGCCCAGAAAAT ATGGAGATGGAGGAGGTGAAAGGAGGCACAGGCCTCCGACAGTATTACCTCTCCAAAATAGAAGAGCTACAG CTGACAGTTAATGAAAAGAGTCAGAACCTGAGACGTCTGCAGGCTCAGAGGAATGAGCTAAATGCAAAAG TCCGCCTTTTACGTGAAGAGCTTCAGCTACTGCAGGAGCAGGGGTCATATGTAGGAGAGGTGGTGAGAGCCATGGATAAGAAGAAAGTGCTTGTCAAG GTTCATCCGGAGGGAAAGTTTGTTGTGGATGTAGACAAAAACATTGATATCAACGAT GTGACTCCTAACTGCCGGGTGGCCCTTAGGAATGACAGCTACACCCTTCACAAAATCCTGCCCAACAAAGTGGACCCGCTTGTGTCACTGATGATGGTGGAGAAGGTTCCAGACTCCACCTATGAAATGATTGGAGGCCTGGACAAGCAGATCAAAGAAATCAAGGAGGTTATTGAGCTacctgtcaagcaccctgagtTGTTTGAAGCCTTGGGGATTGCACAGCCCAAG GGAGTGTTGCTTTATGGACCTCCAGGAACCGGAAAAACACTGCTGGCGAGAGCTGTAGCCCATCATACAGACTGTACCTTTATCAGGGTTTCAGGCTCTGAGCTGGTTCAGAAATTCATTGGAGAGG GGGCTCGCATGGTGCGAGAGCTGTTTGTGATGGCTAGAGAACATGCTCCGTCCATCATCTTCATGGATGAGATTGACTCGATTGGCTCGTCTCGTCTGGAGGGTGGCTCCGGTGGGGACAGTGAGGTGCAGAGGACCATGCTGGAGCTGCTCAACCAGCTGGATGGATTTGAGGCCACCAAAAACATTAAG GTCATCATGGCTACTAACCGAATCGACATCTTGGATTCAGCCCTGCTGCGGCCAGGTAGAATTGATAGAAAGATTGAATTCCCTCCTCCCAATGAAGAG GCCCGTTTGGATATTCTGAAGATTCATTCTCGCAAGATGAATCTGACACGAGGCATTAACCTGCGCAAAATTGCTGAGCTCATGCCAGGAGCATCTGGGGCTGAGGTTAAG GGTGTGTGCACAGAGGCTGGAATGTATGCGCTGAGGGAGAGGAGGGTTCATGTTACACAGGAGGACTTTGAGATGGCTGTTGCCAAG GTCATGCAAAAAGATAGTGAAAAGAACATGTCCATCAAGAAGCTCTGGAAGTAA